The window TAAGCTTAAACTCCGTGCCTTGGGCTGTAATTCGAATATTTGCCGCCTTTACATCACACTCGCTCTCTATCCCATATGTAATAATTTGCGCGGCTGTCAGCTTACTGAACGTATGGGAAGCAGCGTCATCCGCATTTAGAATAGCATACTGACGCTCCTTGAGATCGGCAGAAAAACCATTCCCCAATCTAGAGAAGAGCAGGCCTTTTGCCGCTGCGTAAGCATCCATTGTTTTGTGATAATCTAAATGATCTTGCGTTAAATTCGTAAAAATACCTGAACGGAAATGAATGCCCTTTACTCGACCTAATTCCAAGGCATGGCTGGACACTTCCATAATGCAGTAATCCGTCTTCTGTTCACGCATCTGCCGAAAGCTGCGCTGTAGATCGACGGCTTCTAGCGTTGTGCGCTCCATTTCCGTATACGTATCTCCAATTTTCATTTGAATCGTTCCCATAAGTCCCGTCGTAAAGCCTTGATCCCGCAATATTTTCTCAATTAAATAAGTCGATGTCGTTTTGCCATTCGTACCTGTAATACCAATTAACTTCAGTTCTTTGCTGGGATAGCCATAGAAATGGGCTGATAAAGCCGCCATTGCATATCTCGCATCTTTCACAACAAGCTGAGGAATTGGCAAGTCAAGCACTCTTTCCGTTACAAGCGCAGAAGCCCCAAGTGCAATCGCTTTTGGGGCATAATCGTGACCATCTGCTGTCAGTCCAGGGATACATAAAAACAAATCCCCTGTTTTAATTTTACGAGAGTCTGCTTCAATCCCAGTAATCTCTGTTTCAGCATCTCCATGTATGTGGGTAATGAGCAGTGCGGAAGCAAGCTCCTGAAGTTTCATGAGCAACCCTCTCCTTAACGTTATTGCTACCTATTATTGACAATTTTATGCCTATGGAAAAGCTAAACATGTCTTACTCCAAATCTTTTTTCCAGCCAACTAAACCACATTACTGCGGCGGTGCATTATTCGAGAGAAAAATGCGTATTGTAGAGCCTTGATCTACTCGGGAGCCCGGCTTCGGCGCTTGACTAATCACATATTTGCCACTGCCAGACTTAGCCAGCCTAAAATTCATGTTCAGATCTTCTAATATATCATCAACTGAGGCTCCAACCAAGTCCGGCACCTCAACAACCGGAATTTCACCATAGCGATACTCTTTATCAAGCTGGTTTTTATCCGGTTCGACTTTCATATATCGCAAAGCATCAGCCATCATATTCTTCACAAGCGGAGCTGCAATCAGACCTCCAAATTGAATCCCTTTAGGATCATCCACAGCAGCATAAATGACAATTTTCGGATTATCGGCCGGCGCGAAGCCAATGAAGGAGACAATATGCTCATCCGGCGAATAACGTCCGTTAATGACCTTCTGCGCTGTTCCCGTCTTCCCGCCTACGCGATAGCCGTCGATAAACGCATTGCGTCCTGTGCCTTTAGCAACAACGCTTTCAAGCGCCTCGCGTACTTGTTTCGATGTTTCCTCCGAGATGACATTGCGTACAAGCTCAGGCTCTACAACATCAACGATCTCACCCGTATCCGGATTCGTAAATGACTTTGCTACATAAGGTTTAAAAAGTTTTCCTCCGTTAATAGCCGCAGAAACAGCCGTAATTTGCTGAATCGGAGTGACCGATACCCCTTGACCAAATGCCGTCGTCGCAAGTTCGACTGGACCCACCTGAGACGGCTTGAACATAATGCCGTTTTCTTCGCCGCCGAGGTCAATCCCCGTCTTCTTCCCAAAGCCAAACTTTGAAATGTAATCAAACAGCTTTTCCTTGCCTAGACGCTGTCCCATAACGACGAATCCGGGGTTACAGGAATTTTGTACGACTTGCAGCATCGTTTCACTACCATGACCGCCGCGTTTCCAACAGCGGAGTCTAGCCCCTCCGACCTCAATAAATCCGGGATCGAAAAATTGTTCATTTTTTAAATCAACCTTTTTTTCCTCTAGCGCTGCAGCTAGCGTAATAATTTTGAAGGTTGAACCCGGCTCATATGTTTTCCAAATCGGTAAGTTTCGGTTATAGGTTTCCATCGGATAATCCTTATAATTGCCTGGCTCATACGTAGGCCTGCTGCCCATGGCAAGGATTTCTCCATTATTGGGATCCATCATGATGGCAATGACATTTTGCGCCTGATACTGTACCATAGCCTGATCTAATTCTCGCTCCATCACAGACTGCAAATGACTGTCAATCGTCAACTTCATATTGAGGCCGTCTTTTGGTTTCTCATAGGTGTCTGTCGTGCCCTTAAGCTGCCTACCAGCCGCATCAGCCATATAGGAAATACTTCCCGGAATCCCGGTTAGCTGACTGTCATACTTCGCTTCAATTCCTGTCAACCCTTTATCAATCCCAGCAAAACCGAGAATATGAGCAGCTAATGTTCCAAAAGGATAATACCTTTTGTTGTCTTCTGCTACAACGATACCTGGTAGA is drawn from Paenibacillus sp. V4I7 and contains these coding sequences:
- a CDS encoding UDP-N-acetylmuramoyl-L-alanyl-D-glutamate--2,6-diaminopimelate ligase, giving the protein MKLQELASALLITHIHGDAETEITGIEADSRKIKTGDLFLCIPGLTADGHDYAPKAIALGASALVTERVLDLPIPQLVVKDARYAMAALSAHFYGYPSKELKLIGITGTNGKTTSTYLIEKILRDQGFTTGLMGTIQMKIGDTYTEMERTTLEAVDLQRSFRQMREQKTDYCIMEVSSHALELGRVKGIHFRSGIFTNLTQDHLDYHKTMDAYAAAKGLLFSRLGNGFSADLKERQYAILNADDAASHTFSKLTAAQIITYGIESECDVKAANIRITAQGTEFKLISFAGEAFFRMKLVGKFNVYNALGSIAATLAEGIPLEAIRNSLEDITVVDGRMEVVNEGQDYLVLVDYAHTPDGLENALSTVRDFAEGKVITVFGCGGNRDRTKRPLMGKVTAKYSDYLYVTSDNPRTENPDAILADIVPGLKEVNYPKEQYELIADRKKAIQKAIEGAGPKDVILIAGKGHETYQDVMGVKHDFDDRLVAKAAIRGRER
- a CDS encoding stage V sporulation protein D — encoded protein: MRVSNVTVRRRLFTALIIGTVIFTALILRLAYVQLWIGQDLANKAEESWRREVPFAPKRGEIQDRNGISLTYSMSTPTILAIPIQLQDARSVAAKLAEVLQGNEEEIYQQITKKASKNYIKPSGRKITVEKAQEVRNLHLPGIVVAEDNKRYYPFGTLAAHILGFAGIDKGLTGIEAKYDSQLTGIPGSISYMADAAGRQLKGTTDTYEKPKDGLNMKLTIDSHLQSVMERELDQAMVQYQAQNVIAIMMDPNNGEILAMGSRPTYEPGNYKDYPMETYNRNLPIWKTYEPGSTFKIITLAAALEEKKVDLKNEQFFDPGFIEVGGARLRCWKRGGHGSETMLQVVQNSCNPGFVVMGQRLGKEKLFDYISKFGFGKKTGIDLGGEENGIMFKPSQVGPVELATTAFGQGVSVTPIQQITAVSAAINGGKLFKPYVAKSFTNPDTGEIVDVVEPELVRNVISEETSKQVREALESVVAKGTGRNAFIDGYRVGGKTGTAQKVINGRYSPDEHIVSFIGFAPADNPKIVIYAAVDDPKGIQFGGLIAAPLVKNMMADALRYMKVEPDKNQLDKEYRYGEIPVVEVPDLVGASVDDILEDLNMNFRLAKSGSGKYVISQAPKPGSRVDQGSTIRIFLSNNAPPQ